One Erpetoichthys calabaricus chromosome 8, fErpCal1.3, whole genome shotgun sequence DNA segment encodes these proteins:
- the LOC114656750 gene encoding gamma-crystallin M2-like has protein sequence MAGYKNEPQAWCHKRTDQSRGGKPNKMGKITFYEDKNFQGRSYECNSDCADMQSYLSRCNSVRVDSGCWVLYERPNYMGYQYVLTRGEYPEYQRWMGFNDCIRSCRTFTYPSGGPYRVRIYERPEFEGQMMEFVDDCESVQDHFRSRDIYSCNVMDGYWTFYEHSSFKGRQYFLRPGEYRKFSDWGANCAAIGSFRRITEF, from the exons ATGGCGGGATATAAAAACGAACCCCAGGCTTGGTGCCATAAGCGAACAGATCAAAGCCGCGGAGGGAAGCCGAACAAGATGGGCAAG ATTACATTCTATGAAGACAAGAACTTCCAGGGCCGCTCCTATGAGTGCAACAGCGACTGTGCAGATATGCAGTCCTACCTGAGCCGTTGCAACTCAGTGCGGGTGGACAGTGGCTGCTGGGTCCTCTACGAACGGCCCAACTACATGGGCTACCAGTATGTCCTGACCAGGGGCGAGTACCCTGAGTACCAGCGCTGGATGGGCTTCAATGACTGCATCAGGTCCTGCCGCACATTCACCTAT ccTAGTGGAGGACCATACAGAGTGAGAATTTATGAACGCCCAGAATTTGAAGGCCAGATGATGGAGTTTGTTGATGACTGCGAGTCTGTGCAAGATCACTTCCGTTCTCGCGACATCTACTCCTGCAATGTCATGGATGGCTACTGGACCTTCTATGAACATTCCAGCTTCAAAGGAAGACAGTACTTCTTGAGGCCTGGAGAATACCGGAAGTTCAGTGACTGGGGAGCAAATTGTGCAGCGATTGGATCGTTCCGAAGAATTactgaattttaa